GGGAGATGCTGGCCGCCTTCGCGCGCTGGCGCGAGTCCACCCGCGGGCAGTTGACCGAGGTCGGCACCGAAGTCGCGGTCGACGGCATGGTGGCGCCCGGGGTGCGGGTGCGGGGGCGCATCGACCGGCTGGAACGCGACAACGCCGACCGCCTGGTCATCGTCGACGTCAAGACCGGCAAGAGCCCGGCCACCAAGGACGACGCCCAGCGCCACGCCCAGCTGGCCATGTACCAGTTGGCCGTCGCCGAAGGTGTGCTGCCCGAAGGCGATGAGCCCGGCGGCGGGCTGCTGGTCTACCCGGGCAAGAGCACCGCCGGGGGCGTCACCGAACGCACCCAGGACGCGCTCACCCCGGAGACCGCGCAGCAGTGGCAGGACACCGTGGTGGCGGCCGCGGCGGCCACCCGGGGACCGGAGTTCGTGGCCCGGGTCAATGATGGATGCGGACACTGCCCGGTACGGGCCATCTGCCCCGCCCAGAACCCGGAGACCCCGACGTGATCGTCCAGCAGCAGTACAGCCCCGAAGACCTGGCCCAGGCGCTCGGTCTGTTCACCCCGACCGCCGAGCAGGCCGCGGTGATCGCCGCCCCGCCCGGCCCGCTGGTGGTCATCGCCGGCGCCGGGGCCGGCAAGACCGAGACCATGGCGGCCCGGGTGGTCTGGCTGGTCGCCAACGGCTACGCCCGTCCCGGCGAGGTCCTCGGCCTGACGTTCACCCGCAAGGCCGCCGGGCAGCTGCTGCGCCGGGTACGCACCCGGCTGGCCCGGCTGGCCGGCACCGGGATCGGCGCCGAGGTCCGCGGCTCGCACATCGGTACTGACGACCCGCCCACCATCAGCACCTACCACGCCTTCGCCGGTGCACTGCTGCGCGATCACGGGTTGCTGCTGCCGGTGGAGCCGGACACCCGGCTGATCGGTGAGACCGAGTTGTGGCAGCTGGCCTACCGCGTGGTGTGCGAGCACCCGCGCGAGCTGGACACCGACAAATCCCCGGCCGCGGTCACCGCGCTGGTGCTCCGGCTCTCCGGTGCGCTGTCCGAGCATCTGGTCGACACGGCGGCGCTGCTGGACACCCACGTCGAGCTGGAACGGCTCATCCATCACCTGCCCGCCGGCGGCAACCAGCGTGACCGCGGTCCCGCCCAGTGGCTGCTCAAACTGCTGGCCACCCAGACCGAACGCACCGAACTGGTGCCGCTCATCGACGAGCTGCACCGCCGCATGCGCGCGGAGAAGGTGATGGACTTCGGCGCCCAGATGTCGGCGGCGGCCCGGCTGGCGATGTCCGCGCCCCAGGTCGGCGCCCAGCTGCGGCAGCGCTACCGGGTGGTGCTGCTCGACGAGTACCAGGACACCGGGCACGCCCAGCGAATCGCGTTGTCCTCGTTGTTCGGCGGCGGGGTCGACGACGAGCTGGCGTTGACCGCGGTCGGTGACCCGATCCAGTCGATCTACGGCTGGCGCGGCGCCTCGGCGGCCAACCTGCCGCGGTTCGTCACCGATTTCCCGCTCGCCGACGGCAGCCCCGCCCCGACCCTGGAACTGCGCACCAGTTGGCGTAACCCGCCCGAGGTGCTGCACCTGGCGAACGCGACGTCTGAGGCGGCCCGCAGGCGCTCGGTGAATGTGCGGGAACTGCTGCCCCGCCCGGACGCCGAGCCGGGCACCATCCGCGCAGCGCTGCTGAACGATGTTGTAGCCGAGCGTAATTGGGTGGCCGACCAGATCGCCGCGCGCTACCTGGAGAACCCGACTCCGCCCACGGCGGCGGTCCTGGTCCGGCGCAACGCCGACGCCGCGCCGATGGCGGAGGCGCTGACCGCGCGCGGGGTGCCGGTGGAGGTGGTCGGACTGGCCGGGCTGCTGGCGATCCCGGAGGTCGCCGACGTGGTCGCCATGCTGCGGCTGGTGGTCGACCCGACCGGTGGGGCGGCGGCCATGCGGGTGCTGACCGGTCCGCGGCTGCGCCTGGGCGCCCGCGACATCACGGCGCTGTGGCAGCGCGCCGTGGCCATCGACGTGCCGGTGCCCGGCGAGCAGGGGACGATGGAACGCATCGCGGCCCAGGCCGCCCCGGATGCGGACACCGCCTGCCTGGCCGACGCGATCTGCGATCCGGGTCCGGCCGACCGGTACTCCGAGGAGGGCTATCACCGCATCGTCGCGCTGGGTCGCGAATTGACCGCGCTGCGTGCCCATCTCACGCATCCGCTGCCCGATCTGGTCGCCGAGGTCCGGCGGGTGCTCGGCGTCGACGTGGAGGTCCGCGCGGCGCGCCCGGTCGCCAACGGCTGGGGCGGAACCGAACATCTGGATGCCTTCGGTGACGTGGTGGCCGACTTCACGGCCCGCTCCGACGGCTCACCGGCCGGGCTGCTGGCCTACCTGGATGCCGCCGCGGACGTGGAGAACGGTCTGGCTCCGGCCGAGGTGACGGTGTCGGCCGACCGGGTGCAGATCCTCACGGTGCACGCCGCCAAGGGGCTGGAATGGCAACTGGTGGCGGTACCGCACCTGAGCGGGCGGGTGTTTCCGTCCACCGCGATGGCGCGGACCTGGCTCTCGGATGCCGGCGACCTGCCGCCGCTGCTGCGCGGGGACCGGGTGACGGTCTCCGAGCACGGCGTCCCGGTGCTGGACACCTCCGACGTCAACGACCGAAAGGCATTGGCCGACAAGATCGGTGACCACAAGGATGTGCTCGCCCAGCGTCGCGGCGACGAGGAACGCCGGCTGCTGTACGTGGCACTGACCCGCTCCGAGGACACCCTGCTGCTGACCGGGCACCACTGGGGCGCCACCGAATCCAAACCCCGCGGACCCTCGGAGTTCCTCACCGAACTCAAGCGGGTCATCGACGACTCCGCCGAGGCCGGACAACTCTGCGGCACCATCGACGAATGGGCGCCCGATCCGCCCGACGGGGAGCTGAACCCGTTGCGGGGCACCGTGGTCGAGGCGGTCTGGCCGACCCGGTCCGACGGCGGTCGGCACGCCGACATCGAACGCGGCGCCGAACTGGTGGCGCGGGCGGCGGCCGGCGCCGTCGGTGCCGGTGCGGACCCGGAGAACTGGGCGGCCGACGTCGACGCACTGCTCGCCGAACGGGAACGGGTCGCCGAACCGGCGCCGGTCCGGCTGCCCGGGCAGCTCTCGGTGAGCACGCTGGTCGAACTGGGCAAGGATCCGTCGGCGGCGGTCGCCCGGCTGCGCCGCCGGCTGCCGGCGCGTCCCGAACCACATGCCTTGTTGGGCACCGCGTTCCACGAATGGGTGCAGCGCTACTTCCACGCCGAGCGGCTGTTTGACCTGGAGGATCTGCCCGGTGCCGTCGACGGTGAGGCCGGCCGCGCGCACGCCGAGGCGTTGGCCGACCTGCAGGCGTCGTTCGCCGCCTCGCCGT
This region of Mycolicibacterium diernhoferi genomic DNA includes:
- a CDS encoding ATP-dependent helicase encodes the protein MRTLPGTGHLPRPEPGDPDVIVQQQYSPEDLAQALGLFTPTAEQAAVIAAPPGPLVVIAGAGAGKTETMAARVVWLVANGYARPGEVLGLTFTRKAAGQLLRRVRTRLARLAGTGIGAEVRGSHIGTDDPPTISTYHAFAGALLRDHGLLLPVEPDTRLIGETELWQLAYRVVCEHPRELDTDKSPAAVTALVLRLSGALSEHLVDTAALLDTHVELERLIHHLPAGGNQRDRGPAQWLLKLLATQTERTELVPLIDELHRRMRAEKVMDFGAQMSAAARLAMSAPQVGAQLRQRYRVVLLDEYQDTGHAQRIALSSLFGGGVDDELALTAVGDPIQSIYGWRGASAANLPRFVTDFPLADGSPAPTLELRTSWRNPPEVLHLANATSEAARRRSVNVRELLPRPDAEPGTIRAALLNDVVAERNWVADQIAARYLENPTPPTAAVLVRRNADAAPMAEALTARGVPVEVVGLAGLLAIPEVADVVAMLRLVVDPTGGAAAMRVLTGPRLRLGARDITALWQRAVAIDVPVPGEQGTMERIAAQAAPDADTACLADAICDPGPADRYSEEGYHRIVALGRELTALRAHLTHPLPDLVAEVRRVLGVDVEVRAARPVANGWGGTEHLDAFGDVVADFTARSDGSPAGLLAYLDAAADVENGLAPAEVTVSADRVQILTVHAAKGLEWQLVAVPHLSGRVFPSTAMARTWLSDAGDLPPLLRGDRVTVSEHGVPVLDTSDVNDRKALADKIGDHKDVLAQRRGDEERRLLYVALTRSEDTLLLTGHHWGATESKPRGPSEFLTELKRVIDDSAEAGQLCGTIDEWAPDPPDGELNPLRGTVVEAVWPTRSDGGRHADIERGAELVARAAAGAVGAGADPENWAADVDALLAERERVAEPAPVRLPGQLSVSTLVELGKDPSAAVARLRRRLPARPEPHALLGTAFHEWVQRYFHAERLFDLEDLPGAVDGEAGRAHAEALADLQASFAASPWASRTPTDVEVPFDMILDPQRGTVVRGRIDAVFAEPDGGAVVVDWKTGEPPSTPEAQRHAAIQLAVYRLAWAGLQGCRPESVRAAFHYVRSGVTVMPEDLPGAEELADILTAAAADGAPAQEVR